The Candidatus Desulfatibia profunda DNA segment CAAACAAGTCCTCCCAGTTCTTATATTTCCAGCCAAAATGGATTACATCACCGGCAGTTTGAATTATGAAAAAGCCTTTCAGCGCCAACCGCTTCAATTCGTCACGCAAGTCCTCTTTTTGAAGTCCGAATAATTTCCAATCAGGATGTGCAACCACAGCATTATCACCAAGACCTGAAAAATGGAGATCATATGCCAACAGCGCCATTGTGGTCTGTTCAATCCGATAGGGAATAATTTTTCGAACCCTTTTTTTCCCATTTTCAAGCATACCAAAATCCGCACAACACCCGGTAAGATATGTGGATACTCGCTTGATGGAGCTTTCGGACCACGGAATAGCCGTTCTTCCTTGCTGATTTGCTTGAATTACAAAATCTCTTGCCGCATCATTACTTATATTGTCACGGCCGCTGGCGTACTGATCCCAATAAATCGTTTTTACAAAATCAGCCA contains these protein-coding regions:
- a CDS encoding DUF1819 family protein, with amino-acid sequence NISARRLRNIVSECFAPRYLVAEDYPAAILKKVAKRVTFSTFAQLLFLFTARANEILADFVKTIYWDQYASGRDNISNDAARDFVIQANQQGRTAIPWSESSIKRVSTYLTGCCADFGMLENGKKRVRKIIPYRIEQTTMALLAYDLHFSGLGDNAVVAHPDWKLFGLQKEDLRDELKRLALKGFFIIQTAGDVIHFGWKYKNWEDLFDVIAKS